The following proteins are encoded in a genomic region of Lytechinus variegatus isolate NC3 chromosome 7, Lvar_3.0, whole genome shotgun sequence:
- the LOC121418090 gene encoding cell wall protein DAN4-like: MATTTTTTSNSYHHTRQKLPPHMATTTTTTSNSYHHTRQKLPPHMATTTTTTSNSYHHTGKSYHHTWQQLPPQPATATTTPGKSYHHTWQQLPPHPETATTTPGNSYHHTWQQLPPHPATTITPSNNYHHIWQQLPLHPATTTTPSNNYHHTQQQATTTPGNNYHHIRQQLPHPATTTTTPDNNFSAL; this comes from the coding sequence ATGGCAACAACTACCACCACAACCAGCAACAGCTACCACCACACCCGGCAAAAGCTACCACCACACATGGCAACAACTACCACCACAACCAGCAACAGCTACCACCACACCCGGCAAAAGCTACCACCACACATGGCAACAACTACCACCACAACCAGCAACAGCTACCACCACACCGGCAAAAGCTACCACCACACATGGCAACAACTACCACCACAACCAGCAACAGCTACCACCACACCCGGCAAAAGCTACCACCACACATGGCAACAACTACCACCACACCCAGAAACAGCTACCACCACACCCGGCAACAGCTACCACCACACCTGGCAACAACTACCACCACACCCAGCAACAACTATCACACCCAGCAACAACTACCACCACATCTGGCAACAACTACCACTACACCCGGCAACAACTACCACACCCAGCAACAACTACCACCACACCCAGCAACAAGCTACCACCACACCTGGCAACAACTACCACCACATCCGGCAACAACTACCACACCCAGCAACAACTACCACCACACCCGATAACAACTTCAGTGCTCTGTGA